CCGCGTGGGCGCCGCTGTTGCGCACGCAGAACCGCTCGCCGGCGACGCCGTTGACGTAGGCGGACCCACTGGTGGCGCCGTAGAAGGCGACGTTGCCGATGATCACGTTTTCTTCCGGAGCGAACGTGCTGCCGGCGGGCGGCTTGACGATGATCTTGCCGCCCGACAGTCCCTTGCCGATGTAGTCGTTGGAGTCGCCGACCAGGATCAGCGTCAGCCCGGGCGGGATGAACGCCCCGAAGCTCTGCCCGGCCGATCCGGAGAAAGTAAGTTGCACCCGGTCTTCCGGCAACCCCTCGGCGCCGTAGCGGCGCGTGATCTCGCTACCGAGAATGGTGCCCACCACGCGGTTGGGGTTGCCGATGCGCAGGGTCTCGCGGACCGTCTCGCCGCGCTCCAGTTGCGGCAGCACGAGGTCGATCAGCTTGGTGTTGTCGAGCGCCAGGTCGAGGCCGTGGTCCTGGGCCACCTGGCAGTAGGTACCCACCGACGGGTCCACGTCGGGCCGGTGCAGCAGCGGCGTCAGGTCGATGCCGCGCGCCTTCCAGTGGTCGATGGCGCGGCGCGGCTCCAGGCAGTCGACGCGGCCGATCATCTCGTTCACGGTGCGGAAGCCGAGGCCGGCCATCAGCTCGCGCACCTCCTCGGCGACGAACTCCATGAAGTGCACGACGTGCGCCGGGTCGCCGGTAAACTTGTCCCGCAGTTCGGGATCCTGGGTTGCCACGCCCACCGGACAGGTGTTGAGGTGGCACACGCGCATCATGATGCAGCCCATCACGATGATCGGCGCGGTGGCGAAGCCGAATTCCTCGGCGCCGAGCAACGCGGCGATGACCACGTCGCGGCCGGTCTTCAACTGGCCGTCCGCCTCCACCACGATGCGGCTGCGCAGGTCGTTCAGCAGCAGCGTCTGGTGGGTCTCGGAGATGCCAAGCTCCCACGGCAGGCCGGCGTGCTTGATGCTGGACACCGGCGACGCGCCGGTGCCGCCCTCGGCGCCGCTGATCAGCACCACGTCGGCGTGCGCCTTGGCGACGCCCGCCGCCACCGTGCCCACGCCCACTTCGGACACCAGCTTGACGTTGATACGGGCACCACTGTTGGCGTTCTTGAGATCGTGGATCAGTTCGGCCAGATCCTCGATCGAGTAGATGTCATGGTGCGGCGGGGGCGAGATCAGGCCGACCCCGGGTGTGGAGTGGCGCACCTCGGCGATCCACGGGTACACCTTGGAGCCGGGCAACTGGCCGCCCTCGCCGGGCTTGGCGCCCTGCGCCATCTTGATCTGCAGTTCCTGGGAGTTGACCAGGTACTCGCTGGTCACCCCGAAGCGCGCCGATGCCACCTGCTTGATGGCGCTGTTGCGGGAGTCGCCGTTGGCGTCGGGTACGTAGCGCGCCGGATCCTCGCCTCCCTCGCCGGTGTTGCTCTTGCCGCCGATACGGTTCATGGCGATGGCCAGGGTCTCGTGCGCCTCCTTGCTGATGGAGCCGTACGACATGGCGCCGGTCTTGAAGCGCTTCACGATGGTGGATACCGGCTCCACCTCGTCGAGCGGTACCGGGCTGCCGTGAGCGCGCAGGTCGAGCAGCCCGCGCAGGGTGGCGAGCTTCTGTTGCTGCGAGTCCACCTGCGCGCTGTACTCCTTGAACTTGCCGTAATCGCCGTCGCGGCACGCCTGCTGCAGCTTGTGGATGGTGGCGGGGTTGTTGAGGTGGTGCTCGCCGTCGTTGCGCCACTGGTATTCGCCGCCGACGTCGAGGGCGCCGTTCACCTCCGCCCGCGCGGCGTATCCGCGCATGTGCCGGGCGGCGGTCTCGGCCGCAATCTCGTCGAGCCCGATGCCGGACAGGCGCGCCGCGGTGCCGGTGAAGTAGCGTTCCACCACTTCGCGTGATATGCCCACCGACTCGAAAATCTGCGCGCCGCGATAGGCCTGAATGGTGGAGATGCCCATCTTGGAGAGCACCTTCACGATGCCCTTGAGCAGCGCCTTGCGGTAGTTGTACTTGGCGGTGTGGCCGCGCGGGTCGTCGATACCCTCGCCGTCGGTGTAGTAGTCGCCGTTGGCCTCGGCGGCATTGGAGCCGGGGAACAGCCCCTCTTCGAGAGCGGCGTCGATGGTTTCGTATGCGAGGTAGGGACAGATCGCGCCCGCTCCGTAGCCGATCAGCGTGGCCAGGTGGTGCACTTCGCGCGGCTCGCCCGACTCCACCACGAGACCGACCCTGGTGCGCGTGCCGTTGCGGATCAGGTGATGGTGCAGCGCCGAGGTGGCGAGCAACGCGGGAATGGGTGCCTGCGCGGCGTCGATGCCGCGGTCGGACAGAATCAGGATGTCGGTCCCGGCGGCGATTGCGGAGTCGGCCGCCGCGAACAGGTGGTCGAGGGCACCGCGCAACGCGCCGCCGCCGCCGGCTGCCGGGTAGCGTATCGCCAGGGTAGCCGAGCGATGGGGGCCGGCGGAGCCGTCGAGCGCGCGCAACTGCTCCAGTTCCTCGAGCGACAGCACCGGGCTCTCCAGCCGTACCTGGCGACAGCTCCGCGGCGTGGCGTGCAGAAGGTCTCCCTCGGCGCCGATGGTCGTGATGGTGGAGGTAACCAATTCCTCGCGGTTGGCGTCGATCGGCGGATTGGTGACCTGTGCGAACAGTTGCTTGAAGTAGTTGTACAGGAGCTTGGGTTCGTCCGACAGCACCGCCGGGGGAGCGTCGTTGCCCATCGACCCGACCGGCTCGATCGCGTTGCGCGTCATCGGCTCCAGGATCATGCGCAGATCCTCGAACGTATAGCCGAAGGCACGCTGCTGCCGTGCGAGGTCCGCGGCGCCGATGGCAGGCGGCTGCGCACCGGCCGGCAGGTCGTCCAGGTGCACGAGATTGTCGCGCAGCCAGCCGGCGTAGTCGTGCGCACCGGAGATCTCGCTCTTCAGCTCGGCGTCGTCGATGATGCGCCCTTCGCTGGTATCGACCAGCAGCATGCGTCCCGGACGCAGCCGGTCCTTGCGCAGAATCTCGTCCGCCGGCAGGTCGAGCACGCCGACTTCCGAGGCCAGGATCACCAGCCCGCTCTTGGTCACGCAGTAGCGCGACGGGCGCAGGCCGTTGCGGTCGAGCACCGCTCCCACCTGGATG
This Spirochaetaceae bacterium DNA region includes the following protein-coding sequences:
- the gltB gene encoding glutamate synthase large subunit, with the translated sequence MRFSTVPPPQGLYHPAYEHESCGIGFVVDIQGRRSRTLLDQALDVLSHLNHRGARGSEPNTGDGAGVLLQIPHAALQLLAGAAGCVLPEAGAYGVGMCFLPVDAALRRRIMNIAAEVVAEFGQTLLGWRDVPTDGSSLGRSALAVRPHVSQLYIGRGAGVDDDQTFERRLYVIRKVLENRVHAALPGARGQFYVASLSHRTVVYKGMLTTPQLRRFYPELDHPAMETAIALVHSRFSTNTFPSWDRAHPYRYLMHNGEINTVQGNENWMRARQELFRSELFGDDLAATLPVIDPDGSDSAKLDNTFELLALGGRSLAHSFMMLIPEPWANHESMSARKTAFYEYHATLMETWDGPASVAFTDGIQVGAVLDRNGLRPSRYCVTKSGLVILASEVGVLDLPADEILRKDRLRPGRMLLVDTSEGRIIDDAELKSEISGAHDYAGWLRDNLVHLDDLPAGAQPPAIGAADLARQQRAFGYTFEDLRMILEPMTRNAIEPVGSMGNDAPPAVLSDEPKLLYNYFKQLFAQVTNPPIDANREELVTSTITTIGAEGDLLHATPRSCRQVRLESPVLSLEELEQLRALDGSAGPHRSATLAIRYPAAGGGGALRGALDHLFAAADSAIAAGTDILILSDRGIDAAQAPIPALLATSALHHHLIRNGTRTRVGLVVESGEPREVHHLATLIGYGAGAICPYLAYETIDAALEEGLFPGSNAAEANGDYYTDGEGIDDPRGHTAKYNYRKALLKGIVKVLSKMGISTIQAYRGAQIFESVGISREVVERYFTGTAARLSGIGLDEIAAETAARHMRGYAARAEVNGALDVGGEYQWRNDGEHHLNNPATIHKLQQACRDGDYGKFKEYSAQVDSQQQKLATLRGLLDLRAHGSPVPLDEVEPVSTIVKRFKTGAMSYGSISKEAHETLAIAMNRIGGKSNTGEGGEDPARYVPDANGDSRNSAIKQVASARFGVTSEYLVNSQELQIKMAQGAKPGEGGQLPGSKVYPWIAEVRHSTPGVGLISPPPHHDIYSIEDLAELIHDLKNANSGARINVKLVSEVGVGTVAAGVAKAHADVVLISGAEGGTGASPVSSIKHAGLPWELGISETHQTLLLNDLRSRIVVEADGQLKTGRDVVIAALLGAEEFGFATAPIIVMGCIMMRVCHLNTCPVGVATQDPELRDKFTGDPAHVVHFMEFVAEEVRELMAGLGFRTVNEMIGRVDCLEPRRAIDHWKARGIDLTPLLHRPDVDPSVGTYCQVAQDHGLDLALDNTKLIDLVLPQLERGETVRETLRIGNPNRVVGTILGSEITRRYGAEGLPEDRVQLTFSGSAGQSFGAFIPPGLTLILVGDSNDYIGKGLSGGKIIVKPPAGSTFAPEENVIIGNVAFYGATSGSAYVNGVAGERFCVRNSGAHAVVEGVGDHACEYMTGGRVVVIGSTGRNFAAGMSGGIAYVLDLDGDFREHCNTEMADLVALEDGDEVAEVRHMIERHLVYTGSPRAQQVLGHWDEMVSRFVKVYPRDYRHVLEALARVRSEGLTGDEAVMAAFEENVHSLARISGN